A region from the Branchiostoma lanceolatum isolate klBraLanc5 chromosome 2, klBraLanc5.hap2, whole genome shotgun sequence genome encodes:
- the LOC136427852 gene encoding cytochrome P450 2U1-like, translating to MSVLKLIATVARDYTNFTTVFLAVFVFLLTNKLLRRPGNLPPGPRPWPLIGNLLTLSQGTAYVTFTEWSKNYGDVFTVFFGSRPVVVLNGFNTIQEALVKKGEDFSDRRRVNDSLGIVFAPYGPFWKEQRKFTMAGLRDFGFGKRSLEGRILEEAEALRGEIMKTDGKPFNILSMLRKAVTNVICSIVFGARHEPDDAAFNTFLEDTEIRFQSPLPVNRFYQKLRYLPRVLATGRSAQAIHEAMERMRKFVKTKVDERQRHFDPNDIRGFVDAYIQEMRSGHKENFTDKQLAYILLDLITAGGDTTTQTLYWALLYMIIHPDKQERAGEEINRTFGDSAPPTTAKRKEVPFTEAVVSEVQRINSVTPLTIPHVTSNDTVMHGYNIPRGTMVQVNLWSVLMDPNIWDEPDQFKPERFLDNQGEYMKRDAFIPFSTGQRICLGTQLAKMELFLFTTYLLQHFTFKLPEGAAAPSTVGLPGITNGPRPYELCAIPK from the exons ATGTCTGTTTTGAAGCTGATTGCCACAGTGGCTCGTGACTACACTAACTTCACCACAGTTTTCctggctgtgtttgtgtttttgttgaccAACAAGTTGCTTAGGAGGCCCGGTAACCTACCGCCTGGACCCCGCCCATGGCCTCTCATCGGAAACCTGCTCACCCTGAGTCAG GGTACTGCATACGTGACGTTTACAGAATGGAGCAAGAATTATGGGGATGTCTTCACTGTCTTCTTTGGGTCCAGACCAGTCGTGGTTCTCAACGGCTTCAACACCATCCAAGAGGCTCTAGTCAAAAAGGGGGAGGACTTTTCAGACCGACGGAGGGTCAATGATTCTCTGG GCATTGTATTTGCTCCCTATGGTCCATTCTGGAAGGAACAGCGGAAGTTCACCATGGCAGGTCTGCGCGACTTTGGCTTTGGGAAGAGAAGCTTGGAGGGCAGGATTCTGGAGGAGGCGGAAGCTCTTAGGGGGGAGATTATGAAGACTG ATGGCAAGCCCTTCAACATCCTTTCCATGTTGAGGAAGGCTGTGACCAACGTCATCTGTTCCATTGTGTTTGGTGCACGGCATGAACCTGACGACGCCGCCTTCAATACTTTCCTAGAGGACACGGAGATCAGGTTTCAAAGTCCACTTCCCGTGAACCGATTCTACCAGAAACTCCGTTACCTCCCCAGAGTCCTGGCCACTGGGCGATCTGCACAAGCCATACACGAGGCCATGGAAAGGATGCGGAAGTTTGTAAAAACGAAGGTTGACGAACGTCAAAGACACTTTGATCCCAACGACATTCGAGGCTTCGTGGACGCCTACATCCAGGAGATGAGGAGCGGACACAAAGAGAACTTTACAGACAAACAGCTGGCGTATATCCTACTTGACCTGATAACGGCTGGGGGCGACACCACGACCCAGACTCTGTATTGGGCTCTACTCTACATGATCATCCACCCCGACAAGCAAGAGCGAGCCGGGGAGGAAATCAACCGCACGTTTGGGGACAGCGCTCCGCCCACGACCGCAAAGCGTAAGGAGGTTCCGTTTACAGAGGCGGTTGTATCTGAGGTACAGCGAATCAACAGCGTAACTCCGTTGACCATTCCTCACGTTACTTCAAACGATACTGTGATGCACGGATACAACATTCCAAGAGGTACTATGGTGCAAGTGAACCTGTGGTCGGTTCTAATGGACCCGAACATCTGGGACGAACCAGACCAGTTCAAACCGGAACGTTTCCTAGACAACCAGGGAGAGTACATGAAGAGAGATGCCTTCATACCTTTCTCAACTG GTCAGCGAATCTGCCTGGGCACCCAGCTGGCCAAGATGGAACTGTTCCTGTTCACCACCTATCTACTGCAGCACTTCACCTTCAAACTGCCAGAGGGCGCAGCTGCACCATCAACAGTAGGGTTGCCTGGAATTACCAATGGACCCAGGCCTTATGAGCTGTGCGCCATCCCAAAGTAg